In Pelosinus sp. UFO1, one genomic interval encodes:
- a CDS encoding RNA polymerase sigma factor, translating to MTDEKILITKAQEGDREALDTLVSSYWQPIYRFIYSKLGNEDDAKEITQDTFMKAFRSLPQYKIQDVSFKSYLGRIAINSVTDFWRKKGRTPQSVNITEYQESILDKRENPEEHTLRLEGQEQIANLVESLPEEQRETVKLRVILGLSIRDVALQMNKTESAIKMLQQRALKNLRKMCLDVGILR from the coding sequence GTGACTGATGAAAAAATACTTATTACAAAAGCGCAAGAGGGAGATAGGGAAGCACTGGATACCTTGGTTTCCAGCTATTGGCAACCAATTTATCGGTTTATTTATAGCAAACTTGGTAATGAAGATGATGCGAAGGAAATTACTCAGGACACTTTTATGAAGGCATTTCGTTCACTACCACAATATAAAATTCAAGATGTATCATTTAAAAGTTATTTAGGACGGATCGCCATAAATTCAGTGACAGATTTTTGGCGGAAGAAAGGCCGTACACCACAGAGTGTCAATATTACCGAATATCAGGAATCAATTCTTGATAAAAGGGAAAACCCAGAAGAACATACTCTTCGCCTTGAAGGGCAAGAACAAATAGCTAATTTAGTAGAAAGTTTACCTGAGGAGCAGCGTGAAACGGTAAAATTAAGAGTTATTTTAGGCTTATCGATTCGCGATGTTGCCCTGCAGATGAATAAAACGGAGTCTGCAATCAAGATGCTTCAGCAGCGAGCATTAAAAAATTTACGTAAAATGTGTCTTGATGTA